The Thermodesulfobacterium sp. TA1 sequence TGATAAAAACTTCTTTTTTTACAAATTTACGCTCTTTTTCTTTGATTTTTAATCATATCTATTTTTAACCTAAGAAATTTTCAAGGGTTCAAGCCTTATGCCTTTTCCCCAAACCAAAAGCTTTTCTCCTAAAAGACACACCACCCCTAAAAGGTCTTCTACCTTTTTTGCCTTTTTTATGACCTTGTCAAAGTCCCTGTCCTCTTTTAGCTGGTTCCCAAAGGCAGTAGCCAAGGCGTCTGCTACCGAGGCTTTTTTATGGACCACCGTTACCGCATCAGCCCTTCCAAAGCTTAGGCTGTGTCCTATCTTGCCAGAAGAGGTGCAAACCCCGCAAGGCATAAAACAAGAAGGCACGACCAAACAAACCTTTTGAGAAAAGGGAGACTCTATCCCTGCAAACAAAGCCACCTTGGCATCCTTTTTAAGCCATAAAAACACGTCTCCCCCGTTTTCTACCACCACCTGAGAGGTCAACCCTTGAGCAACAAGCGCCCTTCCAACCTCTTCAGCAATCGCCCCAGCCACAGCCGCCATAGGACCAACCCCTGCCACCTCTCCTGCCAAAAACATCTCCTTTACCAAAACCGGCGCCTCTGGGTCAAAAGGCAAAGGCCTAAGGCTTGCTAAAAACTCAGGCCTTTTTAACAGATAAGCCTCAAGAGGAAGACGTATCTCCCGCACAAGAGACCAAACCTGAGGGCTTAAATCCCTTTCTGCCACCACCAAAAGGTCGGTCTCTTTATAAACCACCCGAAACCTGCAAAGCTCACCACTAACCAAACTGCGGTAAAAAGGGACCTGACCATAAAGGTCGGCTTTAAGGGCTTTTCCCTTTTCCTCCATCCAAACCTACTTTTAAAGTAATCTACATAGAATAAAAATCCTCTCCGACAACAGTATTTATCACCACCGCCGGAAAGTCTCTCACCTTTATCCGAAAAAAAGCCTCTGGACCAAGGTCTTCCCAACCAACAACCTCTACCTTTTCCACAAACCGACTAAGAAAAGCCCCAGCCCCTCCAAAAGTAGCCAAATAAACCGCCTGATACCTTTTCATCAACTCAACCACCTTGGAAGACCTCTTACCCTTGCCGATGGTAGCCGCAAGCCCAAGGGCTAAAAAATCCTCCATATAGGCATCCATCCTGGTTGAAGTCGTAGGCCCACATGCCCCGATAATCCTTCCCTCTGGGGCAGGGGTAGGACCCACATAATACATCGCCTGGTTGGTAAAATCAAAGGAAAAACTTCCCTCTTTTAACGCCTGAAGTATCCTGCGGTGGGTGGCATCCCTCCCACATAAAACCCAACCACAAATCAACACAGGCTCCCCTGGCAAAAGCCCATCAAGCCTTCCTCTATCCTCAAGAGGAAAATAAAGCCTCTTAGCCTTAGAAAAAAACTGTTTAAAAAACTCACCCATCTCAGCAAATCACCATCAACTCGTTTAGTAAGTCTGCTTAACAACAACCGGCAGTAATCGTCTCAACCAACTTTTTCTTGTCTTTCTCGGTCTCCACCCTCAAAAGGTCCCCAAGCTTAACCTGCTTAAGCAGACACTCTATATACTGCCCGATTTTTTTCCAGATAGGATAAGCCACGCACTCTTCTACATCCTCACAGCCCTCTCCAGGGTCTATACAAGAGGCAATACACACAGGTCCCTCAAGAGGCTCAAGGATTTCATAAAGAGATACCTCGTCAGGATGTTTCCTTAAAACATAACCGCCCCCTGGCCCACGAGAAGACTTGATAAGCCTTGACTGACGCAACCGGTTTAAAATCTGCGCTAAATAAACCCGAGAAATGTTTTGACTGGCAGAAATCTCCTCCAAAGTAACCCCGTTGGGATAAGCCTTGGCTATCTCATACATCGCCCTTACGGCATACCTACCTTTGGTCGAAAGCTTAAACATAACCCATCACCCCTCTTAAAAGTAATTTTAAAGCTATTTAAATATACTTAGCTTATTTTAATATAAAATTTAATTATTACAAGATATCTTTGAAAAAATTTTTTTAAAATAAACTTTAAAAGTATACTCTTAAGCTCAATTTTTTCAACACAGTCTGCCGTTTGGGTCAAACCCTTTTTAAACACCGCAAGTCAAACCAAAAAACCTTCAGCCCAAACACAAAGCCTCCTTATATTAAACCTTTTTAAGCTTAAGGCAAGCCTCTGGTTTAACCTATCATTTTTTAAGCCTACAACCTCTGGGGGATGCCTTTGGGGGGTTGGGGATGGAACACGGTAAAGGTTTAAAGGGGGGGGTTTTAAAAATTTTAAAGTTTTTTTAGGTTTAAAAAGTTGACAAAACTTTAATTTAGGTTATTTTAGATAACAGGTTGCCGGGGTAGCTCAGTCGGTAGAGCAGCGGACTGAAAATCCGCGTGTCCCTGGTTCGATTCCGGGCCCCGGCACCTCCAATAATTTCTCTTTTTAGGTCTACATGCAAGTACGTCCCATCGCTAAGCCTCAAAAGGCTCGTCTTGAAAACCTTGCGGTAGTGCTGGTAAACCCGATGTATTCTGAAAACATCGGTGCTGCAGCCAGAGCCTGTGCTAATTTTGGGGTGCCTAACCTTATCGTCGTAAACCCTGAGAGTCTTGACGAAGAAAAAATGAAGGCGATGGCTACTAAAGCAGGGATTCCTATAATAGAAAGCATGCAAGTTTTTCCAGACCTGGAATCTGCTTTAAAAGATTTTCGGTATGTGGTAGGCACAACCGCCAGGCTTGGCAG is a genomic window containing:
- a CDS encoding Rrf2 family transcriptional regulator, whose protein sequence is MFKLSTKGRYAVRAMYEIAKAYPNGVTLEEISASQNISRVYLAQILNRLRQSRLIKSSRGPGGGYVLRKHPDEVSLYEILEPLEGPVCIASCIDPGEGCEDVEECVAYPIWKKIGQYIECLLKQVKLGDLLRVETEKDKKKLVETITAGCC
- a CDS encoding fumarate hydratase C-terminal domain-containing protein; amino-acid sequence: MGEFFKQFFSKAKRLYFPLEDRGRLDGLLPGEPVLICGWVLCGRDATHRRILQALKEGSFSFDFTNQAMYYVGPTPAPEGRIIGACGPTTSTRMDAYMEDFLALGLAATIGKGKRSSKVVELMKRYQAVYLATFGGAGAFLSRFVEKVEVVGWEDLGPEAFFRIKVRDFPAVVINTVVGEDFYSM
- a CDS encoding UPF0280 family protein — its product is MEEKGKALKADLYGQVPFYRSLVSGELCRFRVVYKETDLLVVAERDLSPQVWSLVREIRLPLEAYLLKRPEFLASLRPLPFDPEAPVLVKEMFLAGEVAGVGPMAAVAGAIAEEVGRALVAQGLTSQVVVENGGDVFLWLKKDAKVALFAGIESPFSQKVCLVVPSCFMPCGVCTSSGKIGHSLSFGRADAVTVVHKKASVADALATAFGNQLKEDRDFDKVIKKAKKVEDLLGVVCLLGEKLLVWGKGIRLEPLKIS